The Nitrospira sp. genome window below encodes:
- a CDS encoding right-handed parallel beta-helix repeat-containing protein gives MRNLIVAMACVMGLGVPAWADEPVVTGPRTITVALDGSGDFTSIQEAVDAAKKGDTVFLKPGQYEQDLTIHSKDSIKLIGAGVDQVTMLGKGQMVGVLHVGKWPYGATNIEIRGLTINEHGGHALGIFNGERITLRDLRVKGMVFGQQVQDVRIEDCVIGGSETTGIQFADSQAVLVHNYIHDNDHGVNVAGKSQVRLEGNIITRSLFEAVVVTDRAKAMLVRNTLVKNGGGVAFLGYSQSEAFGNVVSLNKVGFLVAPSSQTKTAFNAFFNSDGNYMRAGSPNIPAPELKQDSDLIGDPRFVDAEHDDFRLRADSALLNVGQFPFLGALPPVHPSAAQRQSK, from the coding sequence ATGCGAAATCTGATTGTGGCGATGGCGTGCGTGATGGGTCTGGGCGTACCGGCATGGGCCGATGAGCCGGTTGTCACCGGTCCGCGTACTATTACGGTCGCGCTCGATGGCAGCGGAGACTTCACGTCGATTCAAGAGGCGGTGGATGCGGCCAAGAAGGGCGACACGGTGTTTCTCAAGCCCGGCCAATATGAGCAAGATCTCACGATTCACAGCAAAGACAGCATCAAGCTGATCGGGGCGGGCGTGGACCAGGTCACGATGCTGGGCAAGGGCCAGATGGTGGGCGTGCTGCATGTCGGCAAGTGGCCCTATGGCGCGACCAATATCGAGATCCGCGGTTTGACGATCAACGAACACGGCGGCCATGCGCTGGGCATTTTTAACGGCGAGCGCATCACGCTGCGGGATCTCCGGGTCAAGGGTATGGTGTTTGGCCAGCAGGTGCAGGATGTGCGGATCGAGGACTGCGTGATCGGCGGCAGCGAGACCACCGGCATCCAGTTTGCCGACTCCCAGGCTGTGCTGGTGCACAATTACATTCACGATAACGATCATGGGGTGAATGTGGCGGGCAAGTCCCAGGTCCGTTTGGAAGGGAACATCATTACGCGCAGCCTGTTTGAAGCCGTGGTCGTGACTGACAGGGCCAAGGCCATGCTGGTTCGCAATACGCTCGTGAAGAACGGTGGCGGCGTGGCCTTCCTGGGCTATTCCCAAAGTGAGGCGTTCGGGAATGTGGTGAGCCTCAATAAGGTAGGCTTTCTCGTGGCGCCATCCAGCCAGACCAAGACCGCGTTCAATGCATTCTTCAATAGTGATGGCAATTATATGCGCGCCGGCTCGCCGAATATCCCGGCGCCCGAGTTGAAGCAGGATTCGGATCTCATCGGTGATCCCCGTTTTGTCGATGCCGAGCACGATGACTTTCGGCTTCGCGCGGACAGTGCGTTGCTGAACGTCGGCCAATTCCCCTTTCTTGGGGCGCTTCCTCCCGTCCACCCGTCCGCGGCACAACGCCAGTCCAAGTAG
- the coaE gene encoding dephospho-CoA kinase (Dephospho-CoA kinase (CoaE) performs the final step in coenzyme A biosynthesis.), producing MLLVGLTGGIATGKSTVAGMFTRCGAVVIDADELARQVVQPGKPAWREIVKTFGKTVLNPDRTLNRQALGAMVFGYKTRLRRLERIIHPRVAREQTRLTKQAARHDPHAVVIYDVPLLFEAGIDTRVDATVVVSTGRETQIARLKTRNGLSRAEALRRINSQMPMADKRRRADYVLDGTLPLPALRKQVGSLFRLLRASA from the coding sequence ATGCTACTGGTGGGACTGACAGGCGGGATCGCAACCGGGAAAAGCACCGTCGCCGGCATGTTCACGCGCTGCGGCGCCGTCGTCATCGATGCTGACGAGCTGGCCCGCCAGGTCGTCCAGCCGGGCAAACCGGCCTGGCGGGAGATCGTCAAGACCTTCGGCAAGACCGTCCTCAACCCCGATCGCACCCTCAATCGCCAAGCCCTGGGAGCGATGGTGTTTGGATACAAGACCCGGCTGCGCCGGCTGGAACGCATCATCCACCCCCGTGTCGCGCGCGAGCAGACCAGGCTCACCAAGCAAGCCGCCAGACACGATCCGCACGCCGTCGTGATCTACGACGTGCCGCTGCTCTTCGAAGCCGGTATCGATACACGGGTGGATGCCACGGTCGTCGTGAGCACCGGCCGCGAAACCCAGATTGCCCGTCTCAAAACACGCAACGGCCTCTCCCGCGCCGAAGCCCTGCGCCGGATCAACAGCCAGATGCCGATGGCAGACAAACGCCGCCGCGCGGATTATGTGCTGGACGGAACCTTGCCCCTTCCCGCGTTACGGAAACAAGTCGGCTCACTCTTTCGCCTGCTTCGCGCGTCCGCCTAA